Proteins encoded by one window of Leptospira barantonii:
- a CDS encoding MFS transporter, which yields MTQTNTKHDPFQALRVADYRSFLFGKFMVTLSISIQTTVVGWQMYHLTGSNLHVGFIGLAEAIPSIAMALISGLIIDSFPRKKIVTSALGLLSICSLLLLVLVVPNMSWILADFGVYPIYGVIFLSGIARGFLNPATAAFQTQLVDKETFPNAATWSGIAWQTSLVLGPLTGGLLIVAGLYFAYSVDLLLMTFGLTLMLFVKGKPVPQKPETSESIWESLSGGWKFVSTHQIILGAISLDLFAVLFGGAVALLPSFTEKILGQSPEIFGILRSAQGVGAVLCAFFIAARPPKKHSGWILLSCVFGFGICIILFGLSEDYRISFLCLAAAGAFDMVSVVIRHTIVQMHTPDHMRGRVSAVNHIFIGSSNEIGEFESGVTAEWLGIRRSIVAGGALTLLTVAFVGAITPRLRKMELKDIL from the coding sequence ATGACCCAAACAAATACAAAACACGATCCTTTTCAAGCCCTAAGAGTCGCCGACTACCGTTCCTTTTTATTCGGTAAGTTTATGGTGACTCTTTCCATCAGCATTCAAACCACCGTAGTCGGTTGGCAGATGTATCATCTCACCGGTAGCAACTTACACGTCGGTTTTATCGGTCTCGCGGAAGCGATTCCTTCCATCGCGATGGCATTGATTTCCGGTTTGATCATCGATTCTTTTCCGAGAAAAAAAATCGTAACCTCGGCCCTCGGTCTTTTATCGATCTGTTCTTTACTTCTTCTTGTATTAGTAGTTCCTAATATGAGTTGGATCCTCGCGGACTTCGGAGTGTATCCGATCTACGGTGTGATCTTTCTTTCCGGAATCGCGAGAGGATTTTTAAATCCCGCAACCGCGGCGTTTCAAACACAACTCGTGGACAAGGAAACCTTTCCGAACGCCGCGACTTGGAGCGGAATCGCTTGGCAGACTTCTTTGGTTCTCGGTCCTTTGACGGGAGGTTTGCTCATCGTCGCGGGTCTTTACTTCGCGTATTCCGTGGATCTTCTTTTGATGACGTTCGGTTTAACGCTGATGCTTTTCGTAAAAGGAAAACCGGTTCCGCAAAAACCGGAAACGAGCGAAAGCATTTGGGAAAGTTTAAGCGGAGGTTGGAAATTCGTTTCGACACATCAGATCATTCTCGGTGCGATTTCACTCGACTTGTTCGCGGTTCTTTTCGGAGGAGCGGTCGCCCTTCTTCCTTCTTTTACCGAAAAGATTTTAGGACAAAGCCCGGAGATCTTCGGAATTCTTCGTTCGGCTCAAGGAGTCGGCGCGGTTCTCTGCGCGTTCTTTATCGCAGCAAGACCTCCTAAAAAACATTCGGGATGGATTCTTCTTTCCTGCGTTTTCGGTTTCGGAATTTGTATCATTCTTTTCGGACTTTCGGAAGATTATAGAATCTCCTTTCTTTGTCTCGCGGCCGCGGGGGCGTTCGATATGGTCAGCGTTGTGATCCGTCATACGATCGTTCAGATGCACACTCCCGATCACATGAGAGGAAGGGTTTCCGCGGTGAATCATATCTTCATCGGTTCTTCGAACGAGATCGGAGAATTCGAATCCGGGGTTACCGCAGAATGGCTCGGCATTCGAAGATCCATCGTCGCGGGCGGGGCCTTGACGCTTTTGACCGTGGCCTTCGTGGGCGCGATCACGCCGCGTCTCCGCAAAATGGAATTGAAAGATATTCTATAA
- a CDS encoding NUDIX hydrolase translates to MKPFNPEEYDPLSNLWSKSNRKDIIQTPIFKLVSWHTTSTDRKVSKDFFHLESLDWVNVIALTPENQILLIDQYIHGIHRFSLEIPGGIAEKKTLLESAQAELVEETGYVSEEWEYLGKVTGNPAILNNWCHTFVAKNVRKLHDQDLDDSEQIEIFETPLRNIPKLIDDNILHHGMMVAAFGMYFIKNPIQN, encoded by the coding sequence ATGAAACCCTTTAATCCGGAAGAATACGATCCCCTCTCGAATCTTTGGTCCAAAAGCAATCGTAAAGACATTATCCAAACCCCCATTTTCAAACTCGTTTCCTGGCATACGACGTCGACCGACCGGAAAGTTTCGAAGGATTTTTTTCACTTAGAATCCCTGGACTGGGTCAACGTGATCGCACTTACGCCGGAAAATCAAATTCTTCTCATCGATCAATACATACACGGAATTCACCGTTTCAGTTTGGAAATTCCGGGCGGCATCGCGGAGAAAAAAACTCTTCTCGAATCCGCACAAGCAGAACTCGTCGAAGAAACCGGTTACGTGTCGGAAGAATGGGAATACTTAGGAAAGGTTACGGGCAATCCCGCGATCTTAAACAACTGGTGCCATACATTCGTTGCGAAAAACGTTCGTAAACTTCACGATCAAGATCTGGACGACAGCGAACAAATCGAAATTTTTGAAACTCCCCTTCGGAACATTCCCAAACTGATAGACGACAATATTCTCCACCACGGGATGATGGTTGCGGCTTTTGGAATGTATTTTATCAAGAACCCAATTCAGAATTAG
- a CDS encoding ATP-dependent helicase produces the protein MKLNPEQEKAVRHVDGPILIFAGAGSGKTRVISNRIAHLIENAGVPAGKIVALSFTNKSAREMEERVRKMIPRQKLKGIILSTFHSLGLNILKKHIGLLGYKHPFLLLNQNDQEGFVTTLLIANKVELKKTKVPEILGKISRIKNSGPSYREYLDSSLVESDQIANLIFDSYQNSLKEQNSLDFDDLILLPGILLKEFPEVREEYHKKFQYFMVDEFQDTNQTQYVFLRALMGENRNLCVVGDDDQSIYAFRGSDLSLILGFENDFPEANVVRLLENYRSTQVIIQGANSLIKNNLSRRSKELFSSIPGGRKIRYIERMDEKDEAAYVVDCIREEMIKDARIGSQIAILFRTNFQTRPFEEELRSRSIPYKLVGGYNFFDRKEVRDMISYIRLIANTRDDASLLRILNYPKRGIGPGSISLIHEKAAHMGESLYEILFRVCESPDFIPSLQKKIQSEIYNFVNLIERTKKKFSTAPKMYFAFREFIQEVGIEKEILLEEKEEKVAKARSFNLSELVNMMSYFEENYDSPEKPTLFDFINRLNLLMEDETPSEDDKEDNRVQLLTIHQSKGLEFDSVYVAGMEEGILPNSRVLTEESSVDEERRLLYVAMTRARKHLCLTGAANRRKFGEQMATQASRFLTEIDSETMDWVSNDEVRQQETDDFFAELEKLKTGS, from the coding sequence ATGAAGCTCAATCCTGAACAGGAAAAGGCGGTTCGCCACGTAGACGGACCGATTCTCATATTTGCCGGAGCTGGCTCCGGAAAAACGCGCGTGATCTCGAATCGAATCGCGCATTTGATCGAAAACGCGGGAGTTCCCGCGGGAAAAATCGTGGCCCTTTCCTTCACGAACAAAAGCGCACGGGAAATGGAAGAGCGGGTCCGCAAAATGATACCGCGTCAAAAGCTCAAAGGAATCATACTTTCCACGTTTCACTCTCTCGGACTCAACATTCTCAAAAAACATATCGGACTTTTGGGATACAAACATCCGTTCCTGTTATTGAATCAGAACGATCAGGAAGGATTCGTAACTACATTATTGATTGCTAATAAAGTAGAACTCAAAAAAACGAAAGTCCCCGAGATCCTCGGAAAAATATCCAGGATCAAAAACTCCGGACCTTCTTATCGGGAATATCTGGATTCGTCTCTCGTAGAATCGGATCAGATCGCGAACCTCATCTTTGACAGTTATCAGAATTCTTTGAAGGAACAAAACTCCCTCGACTTCGACGATCTCATTCTTCTTCCCGGAATTTTGCTCAAAGAGTTTCCGGAAGTCAGGGAAGAATATCACAAGAAGTTTCAATACTTCATGGTCGACGAGTTCCAAGACACGAATCAAACCCAGTATGTTTTTCTGCGCGCGCTTATGGGGGAGAATCGAAATCTCTGCGTGGTCGGAGACGACGACCAATCCATCTACGCGTTCCGAGGTTCGGACTTAAGTTTGATTCTCGGTTTTGAAAACGATTTTCCCGAAGCCAACGTTGTGCGTCTTTTGGAGAATTACAGATCCACCCAGGTGATCATTCAAGGCGCCAATTCGCTTATCAAAAACAATCTTTCGAGAAGATCCAAGGAATTATTCTCCTCCATTCCCGGAGGAAGAAAGATCCGTTATATAGAAAGAATGGACGAGAAGGACGAAGCGGCTTACGTCGTGGATTGTATTCGAGAAGAAATGATCAAGGACGCAAGAATCGGAAGTCAGATCGCGATTCTTTTCAGAACCAATTTTCAAACGCGTCCCTTTGAAGAGGAACTGAGAAGCAGATCGATTCCTTATAAACTCGTGGGCGGATATAACTTCTTCGATCGTAAGGAAGTTCGGGATATGATCTCCTACATCCGATTGATCGCGAACACGAGGGACGACGCATCTCTATTAAGAATTTTGAATTATCCGAAACGCGGAATCGGACCGGGAAGTATTTCTCTCATCCACGAAAAGGCCGCGCACATGGGAGAATCCTTATACGAGATTCTTTTCCGAGTCTGCGAATCTCCCGATTTTATACCGAGTCTTCAAAAGAAGATTCAATCCGAGATTTACAATTTCGTAAACCTGATCGAACGGACCAAAAAGAAATTCTCCACCGCGCCTAAGATGTATTTTGCGTTTCGTGAATTCATCCAAGAGGTCGGAATCGAAAAGGAAATTCTTCTCGAGGAAAAAGAAGAGAAGGTAGCCAAGGCTCGTTCGTTCAATCTTTCCGAGCTCGTAAACATGATGTCTTACTTTGAGGAGAATTACGATTCTCCCGAAAAACCGACGTTATTCGATTTTATCAACCGTCTGAATTTGCTCATGGAGGACGAAACTCCTTCCGAAGATGATAAGGAAGACAATCGGGTCCAGCTCCTCACGATTCATCAATCGAAGGGATTGGAATTCGATTCGGTTTATGTCGCGGGAATGGAAGAGGGGATTCTCCCCAATTCCAGGGTGCTTACGGAAGAATCTTCCGTGGATGAGGAAAGGCGTTTGTTGTATGTGGCTATGACCCGTGCTAGGAAGCATTTATGCTTGACAGGGGCCGCAAATCGACGCAAATTTGGGGAGCAAATGGCTACCCAGGCCTCCCGGTTCCTTACGGAAATCGATTCGGAGACTATGGACTGGGTTTCCAATGATGAGGTTCGACAACAGGAGACAGATGACTTCTTCGCCGAGCTTGAAAAATTGAAAACAGGATCGTAG
- a CDS encoding tetratricopeptide repeat protein → MTFYKNIFTLVIIFLLSACASGQKSVDSGLSQESAVRSKIQGIDSQLSVSNLDEKKRSSLLMEKAKLLLQIESYKEASIVLKEIQSSKEGKGLEHLDHYLGTAYLGINDTENAIVHFRKSESVDKNYESTTRKKMYAKALYQEEKYGLALGILGRASREKEFEKDILFYETVANSFMRIKEFKRCQMVLEEGLQKFPESPVLKEIQEQLSQVLPR, encoded by the coding sequence ATGACTTTTTACAAAAATATATTTACTCTGGTGATAATATTCCTTCTTTCCGCGTGTGCAAGCGGTCAGAAATCCGTTGACTCGGGTCTTTCTCAGGAATCCGCAGTCCGTTCCAAAATTCAAGGAATCGATTCCCAACTTTCCGTTTCCAATTTAGACGAAAAAAAGCGTTCGTCCTTACTCATGGAAAAAGCAAAACTTCTGCTTCAAATCGAATCTTATAAAGAAGCTTCCATCGTTTTAAAAGAAATCCAAAGTTCTAAAGAAGGAAAAGGTCTCGAACACTTAGACCACTACCTCGGAACCGCTTACTTGGGCATCAACGACACCGAAAACGCAATCGTTCATTTTAGAAAATCGGAATCCGTGGATAAAAATTACGAGTCCACAACTCGTAAAAAGATGTATGCAAAAGCCCTCTACCAAGAGGAAAAATACGGACTCGCTCTCGGAATTTTAGGACGCGCATCCAGAGAGAAAGAATTTGAAAAAGACATTCTCTTTTACGAAACCGTAGCCAATAGTTTTATGCGGATCAAGGAATTCAAAAGATGTCAGATGGTTCTGGAAGAGGGACTTCAGAAGTTTCCGGAGAGTCCGGTTCTGAAAGAAATCCAGGAACAACTTTCTCAGGTTCTTCCAAGATAA
- a CDS encoding LIC_12586 family protein: protein MSDGSGRGTSEVSGESGSERNPGTTFSGSSKITRPILKFSLFQKVRQRFQTFAPVDILRFLGSFFLFLKENRRTKIILISFVIVVSVHAIVVESVGYYVRNYLLDLRGLKELSRNFINKELGRAVTLGVVEYDFPNAVVFEDFRISSEEDFALNHILFRTNKIQFKLGGLWKGQPYIRGIVVKDSSINIDLQDQISGELIDYVQKINIPEIRLMNTTITISRGGEEVLNALKGIDIVITKRPEGVTVAVSDSLFPLPYSRFIQGTFETKFGSEESKSIFRFQNVKAEKIRGIYSLFGKMALSSGKISGEYEILLNGKNVSVKGKNEFTNVSGKILQDLPLGLKVPDLKDADLVHEMDLKLDETGEKQIHTFTKEENLFRLTYSANPKKLASWEVFADWKNIQELKSVFQLPGDLEILEGQLNLKGKWDESGNYGDWIKGGVSLSLLGFHWKDPFFDVQLDQANLNVLPGNLMEFTAKGNLFQEPISTKITGKTGWKKSVRGNGTFYYPLYNDWKWDLELDRISVKDFLPVYHSWKNWIRTDIKTRQEKLVPEIRWTRTPFYKYLIEYLTFTVHWKLKSFRFKDKDLGRVTLDGKVIPFFSRLDLKGFQGENQFVEAFANFTFGQDNPYMDLRLKVTEMPWEETVNGFCGALLVPETVTSDISIRLFGDDFLALHNSLNVLNNVSFNRSRFQDKRSLPLNLREPFDFGYEQNILPTLSYYRNIFWKNETADLTGYGAVEPNRIRISANGKLNDTFIGRKFREESGECKLESTGDR from the coding sequence ATGTCAGATGGTTCTGGAAGAGGGACTTCAGAAGTTTCCGGAGAGTCCGGTTCTGAAAGAAATCCAGGAACAACTTTCTCAGGTTCTTCCAAGATAACTCGCCCCATTCTCAAATTCAGTCTATTTCAAAAGGTTCGGCAGAGGTTTCAAACCTTTGCCCCTGTTGATATTCTCCGCTTCCTCGGATCTTTCTTTCTTTTCTTAAAGGAAAACAGAAGAACGAAAATCATTCTCATTTCGTTTGTGATCGTGGTTTCGGTTCACGCGATCGTAGTCGAGTCGGTCGGCTACTACGTTCGAAACTATCTTTTGGATCTGCGCGGCTTAAAGGAACTTTCCAGAAACTTCATCAACAAGGAACTCGGACGCGCGGTGACGCTCGGAGTTGTGGAATACGATTTTCCGAACGCGGTCGTATTCGAAGACTTTCGGATTTCCTCAGAAGAGGATTTCGCTCTCAATCATATTCTTTTCAGAACCAACAAGATCCAGTTTAAACTCGGAGGTTTGTGGAAAGGACAACCTTATATACGCGGGATCGTGGTGAAAGATTCCTCGATCAACATAGATCTTCAGGATCAGATTTCGGGAGAATTGATCGACTACGTCCAAAAGATCAACATTCCGGAAATCCGATTGATGAATACGACGATCACGATTTCCAGAGGCGGCGAAGAAGTATTGAACGCCCTCAAAGGAATCGACATCGTCATCACCAAACGCCCCGAAGGTGTCACCGTCGCCGTGAGCGATTCTCTTTTTCCTTTGCCGTATTCCAGATTTATCCAAGGAACTTTCGAAACCAAGTTCGGCTCGGAAGAATCCAAAAGTATATTCCGTTTTCAGAATGTAAAAGCCGAGAAAATCCGAGGAATTTATTCGCTATTCGGAAAGATGGCCTTGAGCTCCGGAAAAATTTCGGGAGAATATGAGATTCTTCTTAACGGAAAAAACGTTTCCGTAAAAGGAAAGAACGAGTTTACGAACGTTTCCGGAAAAATTCTTCAGGATCTTCCCTTAGGTTTAAAAGTTCCGGATTTGAAGGACGCCGATCTTGTTCACGAGATGGATCTAAAACTCGACGAAACGGGCGAAAAACAGATTCACACTTTTACAAAAGAGGAGAATCTATTTCGTCTAACGTATTCCGCGAATCCGAAAAAACTCGCGAGCTGGGAAGTTTTCGCGGACTGGAAGAATATTCAGGAGTTAAAATCCGTTTTCCAACTTCCCGGGGATCTCGAAATTCTCGAAGGGCAATTAAACCTGAAAGGGAAATGGGACGAATCGGGCAACTACGGCGATTGGATCAAAGGCGGAGTTTCTCTGAGTCTTTTGGGTTTTCATTGGAAGGATCCGTTCTTCGACGTTCAGTTGGATCAGGCGAATCTAAACGTTCTTCCCGGAAATTTGATGGAGTTTACCGCGAAAGGAAATCTTTTTCAAGAACCGATTTCAACGAAGATTACCGGCAAAACCGGCTGGAAAAAATCGGTTCGAGGCAACGGGACTTTTTATTATCCTTTATACAACGATTGGAAATGGGATCTTGAACTCGATCGTATTTCGGTGAAGGACTTTCTTCCGGTTTATCATTCTTGGAAGAATTGGATTCGCACCGATATCAAAACCCGTCAGGAAAAACTGGTTCCGGAAATCCGTTGGACCAGAACTCCATTTTACAAATATCTAATAGAGTATCTTACGTTCACCGTTCACTGGAAGTTGAAATCGTTTCGATTCAAGGATAAGGATCTCGGAAGGGTCACCTTGGACGGAAAAGTGATTCCGTTCTTTTCAAGATTGGATCTAAAAGGGTTTCAAGGGGAGAATCAATTCGTAGAAGCGTTCGCGAATTTTACCTTCGGTCAGGACAATCCGTATATGGATCTGAGACTGAAGGTTACGGAGATGCCTTGGGAAGAAACGGTGAACGGTTTCTGCGGCGCGTTGCTCGTGCCGGAAACGGTGACTTCCGATATTTCGATTCGTTTGTTCGGGGACGACTTTTTAGCGCTCCACAATTCCTTAAACGTTTTGAACAACGTGAGTTTCAATCGTTCCCGTTTTCAGGACAAAAGATCTCTTCCTTTGAATCTCAGAGAACCTTTCGACTTCGGATACGAACAGAATATTCTTCCCACATTATCGTATTACAGAAATATCTTTTGGAAAAACGAAACCGCAGATCTTACCGGTTACGGCGCCGTGGAACCAAATCGGATTCGGATCAGCGCAAACGGAAAGTTGAACGATACCTTTATCGGCAGAAAATTCAGGGAGGAATCCGGAGAATGCAAACTGGAATCAACAGGAGACAGATAG